The Mauremys reevesii isolate NIE-2019 linkage group 1, ASM1616193v1, whole genome shotgun sequence genome has a segment encoding these proteins:
- the LOC120391125 gene encoding norrin, translating to MGNHVLAASISMLSLLAIMGDTDSKTDSSFMIDSDPGRCMRHHYVDSISHPLYKCNSKMVLLARCEGRCSQTSRSEPMVSFSTVLKQPFRSTCHCCRPQTSKLKAMRLRCSGGMRLTATYRYILSCHCEECNS from the exons ATGGGAAATCATGTACTAGCAGCTTCGATTTCCATGCTCTCCCTTCTTGCAATAATGGGAGACACAGACAGTAAAACGGACAGTTCGTTCATGATTGACTCAGACCCAGGTCGCTGTATGAGGCATCATTATGTTGATTCCATCAGTCATCCATTGTACAAGTGTAACTCAAAG ATGGTGCTGCTGGCTCGTTGCGAGGGACGCTGCAGTCAGACATCACGCTCTGAGCCGATGGTCTCCTTCAGCACAGTCCTAAAACAACCATTCCGTTCTACCTGCCACTGTTGCCGGCCCCAGACCTCCAAGCTAAAAGCAATGAGGTTGCGCTGCTCAGGTGGCATGAGGCTCACTGCTACCTACCGCTACATCCTATCCTGCCATTGTGAAGAGTGCAACTCCTAG